The sequence TGCTGCTCGCCGAGATGGCCATCCCGCACCCAGCCCGCCCCACCTGGCCCGACGCCCTGCGCCTCGCCCACGCCCCACTCCCCCAACTGGAGCGGCTGATGAGCCTGGACGAACGCCTTCAGGGCGCAGCCGCCCGGCCGGTCGTAGTGCCCGAGACGATCGTCGTGGACCGGGGCAAGGTCTACCTGTCCACGGCGTTCACCGCCGCCTGCGAGACCCTCGGCATCAGCGTCCAGCCCACCCCGCCCCACGCCCCCGCCGCCAAAGGCATCGTGGAGCGCACCTTCGGCACCATCAACGCGCTGCTGTGCCAGCACCTGCCCGGCTACACCGGATCCGACGTCACCCGCCGCGGACCCGCCGCCGAAACCGAGGCCTGCTTCAGCGTCGCCCAACTGCAGGACCTGCTGGACGAATGGCTGATCCACTACCACCACCGCCCCCACGAAGGCCTGCGTCACCCCACCCTCCCCAAGAAGGCACTCACCCCGAACCAGATGTGGGCCGCCCTCATCGCCGTCGCCGGCCACGTACCCCTCCCCCTCAGCGGCAGCGACTACCTCGAACTGCTGCCGGTGCGCTGGCAGGCCATCACCGAACGCGGCATCCGCATCGACCACCGCACCTACGACGCGGACGTCCTGGCCCCCTACCGCGGCCAGCCCTCACCCGTCACCGCACGCGGCGGCAAATGGGAGATCCACACCAACCCCTACGACGCCCGCCAGGTCTGGATCCGCCTGCCCGACGGACACCTGACAGAGATCCCGTGGATCCACCGCGACCACATCCACCAGCCGTTCAACAGCGCCACCTGGCAGCACATCAAAACCATCACCGCCCGCCACGGCGACCACGACACCCACGAAGCCGACCTCGCCGACGCCCTCGACCAGCTCATGCGCCGCGCCCACACCGGCACCGCCACCCCCGGCGAACAGCGCCTAATCACCCGCACCGCACCGCTGAAAACACCCCCGCCCGCGGCCGGCACCCGCCCTCCCCACGATTCGGACCCGCAGGCCGACGGCTGGGACGACGACAGCCTCGACGACCTCGACACCCTGCCCGACGCCCCGGAACAGGCCGACGGTGAGGACGAACTCGGCGACGACACCGCCGGCACCCCCGTCCCGTACACCGGACTCGGCCTCTACGACCCCGCCCAGGAAGCCCTCAACTGGTGACCAGCCCCGCACGCAACCACCACGCCACCGCCGACACCGAGGCCCTGCTGCCTGGGCTGCACGCAGCAGAGCCGGAGCGGCCGATCACCACCTGGCAGGGCTGGCACAACTTCGCCACCACCCCGCCCCTCGCCCCGCCCCAGCTCGGCGACGCACCCCGCAGTGCCGAAGAACGCCTCGCCTACCACTCCGCGTTCGTCACCGTCCGCACCCCGGCCATCGACACCCTCGCCACCCAGGTCCGCACCCTGATGCTGCTCGGCCGCCACCAGCAGACCACCGCCCGGCCCTCACTGATCGTCACCGGCCCCGCCGCGGCCGGGAAAACGACCGCCCTCCTCGAAGTGGGGCGCACCTGCCACCTCGCCCACACCCGCAAACACCCCGCCCCGCCCGGACGCACCCACCAAGAGGTGCCGGTCGCCTACCTGCTGGTGCCGCCCGGCGCCACCGCCAAGACCCTCGCCACCGAATTCGCCCGCTACCTCGGCATCCCCGTCACCACTCGCATGACCCAGGCCCAGATCACCAGCGCCGTCTGCCACACCTACACCACCGCCGGTGTCCGTCTGATCCTCATCGACGAGATCCACCGCCTCAACCCGCGCACCACCACCGGCGCCGAAGCCGCCGACCTCCTCAAAGACCTCACCGAACGCATCAGAGCAACCTTCGTCTACACCGGCATCGACGTCGCCGCCACACCCCTGTTCGCCGGAGTCCGCGGCGCCCAACTCGTCGGCCGCGCCAGCCTCATCACCTGCGGCCCCCTCCCCGCCCGCCACGGAAACTCCCACCCCTCCACCGACTTCATCACCGACATGGAAGCCGCCCTCGACCTCACCCAGCACAACCCCGGCACACTCCCCAGCCACGCCTCCTACCTCCACCAGCGCACCGCCGGCCGCATCGGCAGCCTCATCCGCCAAGCAGCCATCACCGCCATCTGCGACGGCACCGAACGCATCACCAAAAAATCACTCGAAGCCATCCAGCTCGACCACCTCGCCGAAGAACACAGCCGCCCCCGCACCCGCCGACCGGCCAGAACTGCATGATGCGGACATGAAGAAGAGCGCTGGTACGCCCGCTGACGAGGACTTCGCTGCTCTCTGCGGCCGGGTGTGGGACGTCCTGGTCCCCGCCCGTGCCAACTACCTGGCCGGCGTCTCACCCCACTACGACGAGGTTCTCCACGAGGTCGCGCAGCGAACCGAGCACACCGGCAGCCTCGGCAAGACGGACATCGCAGCCCTGGTCGTCTGGAAACGGCTCTCCGCACAGACCCGCTGGGTGACAGCACTCATGTCCCTGCCCGACACCCACGTACGAGCAGTCACCGAACGGGCCGCCACCGCCGTCCGCGACACCGCCCTCACCCGCAGCGAAGCCGCCCGCACCGGGCGCGGCATCATCTGGGAACTGCCCGGCTTCCGCACCGGCGACGCCCTCGCCTCAGCCGTCCTGACCGCAGCAGCACCCCACCGGATGGCCGTCTACGACCGCCGCGTCCAACACGCCCTCGGCACCCTCGGCCTCACCCTCACGCCGACCCCGGGACGCTACGGCCGCTACCTGCAACTCCTCGACGACCTCCTCAAGCACGGCGCAGCACACGCCGACGGCTGGACCGCCCGCGACATCGACACCGCCCTGTACTGGACCGGCGACAACCCCACCCGACAGCAACCGCATAGCCCGGCCCACCGACCGACCGCGCAACAGGCAGCTGACCAGCACAAACCCGCAGTGGTCCTTTAGATGCCAGACACCATCACCAACACCACACCACCGTTATCAACCAACCCCCAACAGCCACAGGCCAACAGCCCGGCCACCACCGCCAAAGCACCCCGCAAGCCCCGCTCTCTTCTCAGAAAACCCTCAACACCCCAGCTCACACGCCACCCAGAACACCAACTACGAACCCCGCAATCACATATGGCGTCCCTCGTGATGCTCCGGTTGACGGCGTTGAGCACCCTGAGTGCCTCCTTGAGCGCGTCCAGGGACTCGGTGGCGATGTCGGCTCCTCGCCATCGTCGTTGCCAGGCCGCCCGGACACCGCGCCGTCGGCAGCAGGCGCTTCAATTGAAGCGCCTGCACTCGATTCACGTTCGAATGAGGCTGCGGAGCGGCGTAGCGTGTCGAGGTCTGGGAGGCGGATCGGTCAGTGGCCCGCCATCCGGGGTGCGGGCGGTTTTGGTGCTGGTGCCGTCGGTGCCTTGCCAGGGTCCGGTGCGGGTGGTTGCGTGCCGAGTGTGTGCCGGGCGGCCTGTTCGTTCACCGCCTTCTGGACGTCTGTCTGGTCCGGGAGGCGCT is a genomic window of Streptomyces gilvosporeus containing:
- a CDS encoding transposase, yielding PPARPLQGHRQRPDAPLVAQILQDRHGRGTVPLPSQATFYRLVHQLADPAEHPHRPARALNTPVGRQAFTPTVALRPGEQVQVDTTRLDVLAVFDDGTTGRPELTIAIDVATRAILAAVLRPAGTKAVDAALLLAEMAIPHPARPTWPDALRLAHAPLPQLERLMSLDERLQGAAARPVVVPETIVVDRGKVYLSTAFTAACETLGISVQPTPPHAPAAKGIVERTFGTINALLCQHLPGYTGSDVTRRGPAAETEACFSVAQLQDLLDEWLIHYHHRPHEGLRHPTLPKKALTPNQMWAALIAVAGHVPLPLSGSDYLELLPVRWQAITERGIRIDHRTYDADVLAPYRGQPSPVTARGGKWEIHTNPYDARQVWIRLPDGHLTEIPWIHRDHIHQPFNSATWQHIKTITARHGDHDTHEADLADALDQLMRRAHTGTATPGEQRLITRTAPLKTPPPAAGTRPPHDSDPQADGWDDDSLDDLDTLPDAPEQADGEDELGDDTAGTPVPYTGLGLYDPAQEALNW
- a CDS encoding TniB family NTP-binding protein; amino-acid sequence: MTTWQGWHNFATTPPLAPPQLGDAPRSAEERLAYHSAFVTVRTPAIDTLATQVRTLMLLGRHQQTTARPSLIVTGPAAAGKTTALLEVGRTCHLAHTRKHPAPPGRTHQEVPVAYLLVPPGATAKTLATEFARYLGIPVTTRMTQAQITSAVCHTYTTAGVRLILIDEIHRLNPRTTTGAEAADLLKDLTERIRATFVYTGIDVAATPLFAGVRGAQLVGRASLITCGPLPARHGNSHPSTDFITDMEAALDLTQHNPGTLPSHASYLHQRTAGRIGSLIRQAAITAICDGTERITKKSLEAIQLDHLAEEHSRPRTRRPARTA